The DNA sequence CATCTCCTTCCTCTTCGACCCTTCTCCATATTCAGGTAAATAACATTTGCCGTAACATCTCGATCATTTTTGTGTTCTTGATTACTCCTTATTGGAAGCCTTCTCGTTTAACAAACATCTTATCAGCCGTTCAAATCTTTGGACCCTTGTAAATCTTGTTCGCCAGGCCGTGCAGTGCAGGCAAGCCGCCATATATGAGCAACGGCAACCGGAGCAGCGGCGGGAGGGGCGCGAGGTTGGAGCTGCAGCTGCACCTGTCGCCGCCTCCGGCCGGAAGGATGGAGGTGGACGGAGGCCACGGCAGCGACTCGTCGTCGTCCCCGAGCTCGTGCGTGTCGTCGGACGGCAGCCCAGGGAGCAAGTCGCCGATGGTGATCGGCGCCTGCACGCGGTGCATGATGTACTGCATGGTGGCCAAGAGGGACTTCCCCACCTGCATCAACTGCAAGCAGCCCTGCCTCGTGGACCTCCTCCACAGcgccggtgccggcgctggcggcagcggcggcgccgcGGGCGACGGCGGCGACAAGAGGCGCGGCAACGGCAAGTGAAGGACggtcagtcagtcagtcagcGTGCCCGTCCGTACAGTGGATGCTCATACGGATGGTTAGCTCAGGTCGTTTGTGCTTTGGTGGCTTGATGCTGATCTCGAGGCGCGGTTGGGGGAGTGACCGCCGTTGGATCATCCACTGGACGGACATGGCCTATTTGGTTTAGTACTAGGCTAGCAATCCTAGCATAGTACTCCTAGCTGCTGATGTTATTACTAGCTACCTTTATTTATGATGTTGTTGGTTGTTTAACCGTGTGGTATGGGTACGTATGTGATCACCGGCGGTTCATCAGTGGTTATTATTGTTGTGGGCAATGGTTTTTAGGTGTAACAAATGCTCTGTTTAAATGAAGAATGCGATCTTTCGAGGGCTGTTTCTAGAAACGACAATGCACATTAACCAGTTCGTGCTGCACATGCACAAAATGAGTTTTAGCGTGTGCTTGCAACGTGACTATTTCAACAGTGGTTTAATTTTAGGCTCTAGTACTAGTACATCTATTTGCTGATGCTGACCAGTCAAAAAGATGTACTCCTATTTGCTAACTTTGACGGGTCAAAACGATAAGCATACCATTCAATGATCACTTACAAGTTCCCTTCTAAAAGATATGTGGTTGCTTTTTTAAGGCCAATCTCAGTGTGGAGTTTCATAGCGTTGTTTCTAAAACGGCCATGTcatatgaaatgaaataaaaCTTGAATGAAACACTCAttctcaatggagagtttcatttcatagtttcataggcatt is a window from the Sorghum bicolor cultivar BTx623 chromosome 5, Sorghum_bicolor_NCBIv3, whole genome shotgun sequence genome containing:
- the LOC8058564 gene encoding uncharacterized protein LOC8058564, with translation MSNGNRSSGGRGARLELQLHLSPPPAGRMEVDGGHGSDSSSSPSSCVSSDGSPGSKSPMVIGACTRCMMYCMVAKRDFPTCINCKQPCLVDLLHSAGAGAGGSGGAAGDGGDKRRGNGK